The following proteins come from a genomic window of Salvia hispanica cultivar TCC Black 2014 chromosome 4, UniMelb_Shisp_WGS_1.0, whole genome shotgun sequence:
- the LOC125222451 gene encoding histone H3.2, giving the protein MARTKQTARKSTGGKAPRKQLATKAARKSAPATGGVKKPHRFRPGTVALREIRKYQKSTELLIRKLPFQRLVREIAQDFKTDLRFQSSAVAALQEAAEAYLVGLFEDTNLCAIHAKRVTIMPKDIQLARRIRGERA; this is encoded by the coding sequence ATGGCTCGCACCAAGCAGACCGCCCGCAAATCCACCGGCGGCAAGGCGCCGCGCAAGCAGCTGGCCACCAAGGCCGCCAGGAAATCCGCCCCGGCCACCGGCGGAGTGAAGAAGCCCCACCGTTTCCGCCCCGGCACCGTCGCTCTCCGTGAGATCCGCAAGTACCAGAAGTCCACGGAGCTGCTCATCCGCAAGCTCCCGTTCCAGAGGCTCGTGCGTGAGATCGCGCAGGATTTCAAGACGGATCTGAGGTTCCAGAGCTCCGCCGTCGCGGCGCTGCAGGAGGCGGCCGAGGCGTACCTTGTCGGACTCTTTGAGGATACCAATCTGTGCGCTATTCACGCTAAGAGGGTGACGATTATGCCCAAGGATATCCAGTTGGCTAGGAGGATTAGGGGTGAGAGGGCCTAA
- the LOC125222450 gene encoding uncharacterized protein LOC125222450: MDLETENRIAAILLKQAAELRREAQKEGALAYLREPTVRCRPNSRFLTATVRGVQQANRVVEVNEMWRLRDKQLELDNKLRGIRSESNSGRGHKDIRESRTCTSRASDEVDNSANSSRSSKKRDRLDPLEDEGLKDAEIDQFLHSRIKRGRGSVGSRMDETGPYLPLSPDSKNKFDSDNETIPYKARVALGPEKPYSLKSSELSSDDEPHPHKNKKASSKRHSRKHKSKEASKDKKKKKRKEKRSKHHK, from the exons ATGGATTTGGAGACGGAAAACAGAATAGCTGCCATTCTCTTAAAGCAGGCTGCAGAATTGCGCCGTGAGGCTCAGAAGGAAGGTGCACTTGCTTATCTTCGTGAGCCCACAGTTAGGTGCAGGCCAAATTCTCGTTTCTTGACTGCAACTGTTCGTGGAGTACAACAAG CTAATCGTGTAGTTGAAGTTAATGAGATGTGGCGACTAAGAGATAAGCAGCTCGAACTGGACAACAAGCTTAGAGGAATCAGAAGTGAGAGCAATAGTGGAAGGGGTCACAAGGACATTCGTGAGTCTCGCACTTGTACAAGTAGAGCCAGCGATGAAGTGGATAACAGTGCAAATTCTTCTCGCTCTTCAAAGAAAAGAGACCGTTTGGATCCATTGGAGGATGAAGGTCTTAAGGATGCTGAAATTGACCAATTTTTACACTCCAG AATCAAGCGAGGCAGGGGTTCAGTTGGGTCGAGGATGGATGAAACCGGCCCTTACCTCCCCCTTAGCCCAGATTCTAAAAACAAGTTCGATAGCGATAATGAGACGATTCCATACAAAGCAAGAGTCGCACTTGGCCCAGAGAAGCCTTATTCCCTGAAATCCAGTGAATTGTCTTCGGATGATGAGCCACATCCACACAAGAACAAGAAAGCCTCGAGCAAACGCCATTCGAGGAAACACAAATCGAAGGAGGCGTCGAAagacaagaagaaaaagaagagaaaggaaaagagaagTAAACATCACAAGTGA